In the Catenulispora sp. GP43 genome, CGTGCCGCACCAGGTGCCGCCGGCGGACTTCTGGGGCCAGGAGAACATGCCGGACTTCGACCGCGCCGACCCGGAGTTCGCGACGTTCAGCGAATACCTGCTGCGCGAGGGCGGCCCGGAGTGGCAGGCGAAGCTGGACGAGCTGGTGGTCCGCAAGCCCGACCGCCTCGTCGCCGCCGAGCACGCGCTCGACCTCGGCGGCCGGATCGCCGAACTGCGCCACATCGGCCGCGGCCACACCGACAACGACCTGGTGGTCTGGCTGCCGGACGCGGCGGTCGCGATCAGCGGCGACCTCATCGAGCAGTCCGGCCCGGTGGCCTACGGCAGCGACTCCTTCCCGCTGGACTGGCCGGCCACGCTCGCCGCGCTGGACGGGCTCACCGGGCAGGCCGCCACCTACATCCCGGGCCACGGCGACCCCTCGGACCACGGATTCCTTCAGGGCCAACGGGAATTCGTCACCGTGGTGGCCGAACAGATCAGGGCCCTGCACGCCGACGGCGTCCCGGTCGAGCGCGCGGAGCAGGCCGGCGGCTGGCCGATCGAGGACGCCGCGCACTTCGCCCAGGCGGTCAGGCGCGGCTACGCGCAGCTGACCGGCGAACTCCCGTAATCTGGCGGGCGTGCCAGAGCCCGACATCCGCAGCAAGCAGTACTCCGGCGACCTTGCCCATGCCCGGCGCCGGCCGGTCTCCGCCGAGGTGGAAGCGGTCCGAGAACTCGTCGTCGAGGACGTCGAGACCGGCTTCTGCGGCGCGGTGATCCGGGTCGAGAAGACCCCCGGCGGCCCCACGGTCACACTGGAGGACCGGCTCGGCAAGCACCGGGTGTTCCCGCTGGGCCCCGGATTCTGGATCGACGGCCGCCCGGTCACCCTGGTGGCTCCGAAGGCGTCCCAGGGCCCTGCGACACCCCAACGGACCGCCTCGGGTTCCATCGCGGTTCCCGGTGCGCGGGCCCGGGTGGCGCGGGCCGGCCGCATCTACGTCGAGGGCCGGCACGACGCCGAGCTCGTCGAGAAGGTCTGGGGCGACGACCTCCGGGTGGAGGGCGTGGTCGTGGAGTACCTGGAAGGGGTCGACGACCTGGCGGCGATCGTCGACGCCTTCCGCCCCGGCCCCGACGCGCGCCTGGGCGTCCTGGTGGACCACCTGGTGCCGGGCACCAAGGAGGCGCGCATCGTGGAGTCGGCCATGCGGTCCCCGTACGCCGAGCACCTGCTGGTGGTCGGCCACCCCTACATCGACGTCTGGGAGGCCGTGAAGCCCGCCGCGGTGGGTATCCAGGCCTGGCCTCGGGTCCCGCACGGCCGGCCGTGGAAGGAAGGGGTCTGCGAAGCCCTGGGCTGGCCGGTGGACACTCCGGCGGCCTGGAAGCGGATCCTGCGCTCGGTGCGCGACTTCCGGGACCTGGAACCGCAGCTGCTGGGCCGGGTCGAGGAACTGATCGACTTCGTGACAGGTCTCTGATTCGCCTGGGCTGTGATCCGCTTTACCTCTGATCCGCCTCCGCCGGCGCGCCGGATCTCAGTGCGGCGCGGCGTAGGTCCCGGCGACCCAGCCCTCTTCGTAGACGCTGTCGTTCGCGCAGTGAGTCCGGCCGGTAAAGGGCAGGACGTCGCCCGGCGGCGTGACCCGCACGGCGGAGATCGCCACGCAGACGCCGTCGCCGTCACTGCCGTACCCGATGACCATCGTGGCCGAGTCGCCCGATTCCAGGGTGTACGGCTTCAGCTGCGGATCGGAGCTGAAGCCGACCGGCAGCGGTTGGCGGTGCGCGTCGAGGTACGTCAGCTCGGGCTGCGCCGGCAGCGTACAGGTGGTGCCGTGGTTGTTGGTGACGACGAGATCGCTGAACGTGGTCCCGGATGCCGCGCCGTGCAGCGGTACCAGCTTCTCGGCCAGTCCGCCGCACTGTGCCGGGTCCGCGGCTCCGGCCGCGGTCGACACCATGTCGCCGCCGCTACCGCCGCCTGGACCGCTACCGCCCACGATCTTGCCGCCGGAGTCACAGCCGGCCATCGTCAGTACGCTGACCGCGGCCACCGCCGCGACCGCCGTCAACGCCCCCGCGGACTGAGAGAACCGATGCATGAGTTCCTCCTGCCGAAGAAATCCCCCTTTGCATCGTGACGTGTGATCTCGGGGCCGCGTTGCCTGAATCAGGCCTCGGATTCTCCCCCGGCGCCGTCCTCGGGGATCCCGAGCCGCTTGCGCGCCCACTGCTTCAGCGGCGGCGCGAGCTCGGCGACGTCCAGCAGCAGCGCCGCCTCGGCTCGGTCCCGGTGGAAGATGCGCGAGCCGTCGGCGACGGTGAAGCCGTGCGCCGGCCGGGACAGCACCTCGACCCGGTCCCCGGCGCCGACGTCGCCCTCGGCGACCACCCGCAGGTAGGCCCCGGGCCGCAGCGCGCGCTCGAAGCGGCGGGTCATGCTCTGGTCGCCGGCCCGCACCCCGAGCTTCCAGCACGGGATCCGCGGCTGCGCGACCTCCAGCTCCACGCCGCCGATCCGCCAGCGCTCGCCGACCACCGCGTGGCTGACGTCGTAGCCGCGGACGGTGAGGTTCTCGCCGACGAATCCGTCCTCGATCTCGCGGCCGAGTTCGGCGGCCCAGAAGTCCAGATCCTCGCGGGCGTAGGCGTACACCGCCTTGTGCACGCCCGCGTGGTTCACCTGATCGGCCTGGCGGTCGCCGTCGACGTGATGGTCGACGATCTTCACCCGCCCGGACACCGGGTCCTTGAAGATCGCGGTCTGCCGGACCTCGCCGTTCAGCTCGACATCGCGGGGCAGCCCCACGTTGACACTGATCAGCAGGCCGCCGTCCGCTTCGGGGCGCGCAGTGGTCATGGCGCCCATCCTCTCAGTCCACGAGATCCCGGACAACCGCGTCTGCCAGCAGTCTTCCCTTGAGCGTAAGGACCGCAAACCCCTCGGCCAGTGACCGCGGATCGAGCAGTCCGGCCGCCGCGGCGCCGATCGCGGCCAGCCGGCCGGCCTGATTGAGGATGCTGATGTCACAGCCGGAATCCAGCCGCAGTTCCAACAGGATCCGCTCGACCCGGCGGTCCTCGGCCGTCAGCACCTCGCGGGCGTGCGCCGGGGACTGCCCGGCGGCGATGCGCTGCGAATAGGCGCTGGGATGCTTGACGTTCCACCAGCGGGTGCCGCCGACGTGGCTGTGCGCGCCGGGGCCGACGCCCCACCAGTTGGCGCCGGTCCAGTAGAGCAGGTTGTGCTGCGAGCGGCCCCGCGGCGAGGCGGCCCAGTTGGAGACCTCGTACCAGGAGTAGCCGGCGGCGGTCAGCTTCTCCTCGGCGATCAGGTAGCGGTCGGCGTGGACGTCGTCGTCGATCATCGGCAGCTCGCCGCGCTTCACCCGGGCCGCCAGGCGGGTGCCGTCCTCGACGATCAGCGAGTACGCGGAGACGTGGTCGGGGGCCGCGCCGATCGCGGCGTCCAGGGAGGCGCGCCAGTCGTCGTCGCTCTCGCCGGGCGTGCCGTAGATCAGGTCGAGGTTGACGTGCTCGAACCCGGCCTCGCGCGCCTCGCGCACACACGCCTCGGGCCGTCCCGGGGTGTGCCGGCGGTCCAGGATCCGCAGCACGTGCTCGCGCGC is a window encoding:
- a CDS encoding MOSC domain-containing protein produces the protein MTTARPEADGGLLISVNVGLPRDVELNGEVRQTAIFKDPVSGRVKIVDHHVDGDRQADQVNHAGVHKAVYAYAREDLDFWAAELGREIEDGFVGENLTVRGYDVSHAVVGERWRIGGVELEVAQPRIPCWKLGVRAGDQSMTRRFERALRPGAYLRVVAEGDVGAGDRVEVLSRPAHGFTVADGSRIFHRDRAEAALLLDVAELAPPLKQWARKRLGIPEDGAGGESEA
- a CDS encoding DUF3097 domain-containing protein, producing the protein MRSKQYSGDLAHARRRPVSAEVEAVRELVVEDVETGFCGAVIRVEKTPGGPTVTLEDRLGKHRVFPLGPGFWIDGRPVTLVAPKASQGPATPQRTASGSIAVPGARARVARAGRIYVEGRHDAELVEKVWGDDLRVEGVVVEYLEGVDDLAAIVDAFRPGPDARLGVLVDHLVPGTKEARIVESAMRSPYAEHLLVVGHPYIDVWEAVKPAAVGIQAWPRVPHGRPWKEGVCEALGWPVDTPAAWKRILRSVRDFRDLEPQLLGRVEELIDFVTGL
- the hemW gene encoding radical SAM family heme chaperone HemW encodes the protein MPGVLPDGEPVPADGSLPPQALAEPDLSGTPLGFYIHVPYCATRCGYCDFNTYTASELGGGASQATYAATAIEEIRLARKVLGGADLPVRTVFFGGGTPTMLPAADLVALLGAVRDEFGLAPDAEVTTEANPESVNPAYLAELRAGGFTRISFGMQSAREHVLRILDRRHTPGRPEACVREAREAGFEHVNLDLIYGTPGESDDDWRASLDAAIGAAPDHVSAYSLIVEDGTRLAARVKRGELPMIDDDVHADRYLIAEEKLTAAGYSWYEVSNWAASPRGRSQHNLLYWTGANWWGVGPGAHSHVGGTRWWNVKHPSAYSQRIAAGQSPAHAREVLTAEDRRVERILLELRLDSGCDISILNQAGRLAAIGAAAAGLLDPRSLAEGFAVLTLKGRLLADAVVRDLVD
- a CDS encoding DUF4232 domain-containing protein, producing MHRFSQSAGALTAVAAVAAVSVLTMAGCDSGGKIVGGSGPGGGSGGDMVSTAAGAADPAQCGGLAEKLVPLHGAASGTTFSDLVVTNNHGTTCTLPAQPELTYLDAHRQPLPVGFSSDPQLKPYTLESGDSATMVIGYGSDGDGVCVAISAVRVTPPGDVLPFTGRTHCANDSVYEEGWVAGTYAAPH
- a CDS encoding MBL fold metallo-hydrolase; amino-acid sequence: MSAWIETADRVFTRRFQPVNVTVTAVLGGDGVLVADTRCSVQEGHELREELAKLTPLPVRWVVNTHTHFDHMWGNAAFDVPHQVPPADFWGQENMPDFDRADPEFATFSEYLLREGGPEWQAKLDELVVRKPDRLVAAEHALDLGGRIAELRHIGRGHTDNDLVVWLPDAAVAISGDLIEQSGPVAYGSDSFPLDWPATLAALDGLTGQAATYIPGHGDPSDHGFLQGQREFVTVVAEQIRALHADGVPVERAEQAGGWPIEDAAHFAQAVRRGYAQLTGELP